AAAATCGTATAGTTCGGAATTTGATTCAACGCCTGGCTCGCTTCGCCCGTGCAGATGAAAAATTGGCTGCCGTTCGTATTCGGGCCGGCGTTCGCCATGGCGACGATCCCCGTATCGTATCGATGCGGTCCGCCGAGCTCGTCCTCGAACGAATATCCGGGACCGCCGCGCCCCGTCCCCGTCGGGTCCCCGGTTTGGATAATGTAGCCCGGGACGATGCGGTGGAACACGATGCCCTCGAAGTACTTCTCCTTCGCGAGGAACACGAAGTTGTTCACCGTAATCGGAGCGTCTTTCGCGAACAGCTCGATCGTAAATTGTCCCTTGGTCGTTGTAACGACCGCTTCGTACGTTTTGTTCACGTCGATCTGCATTTCCGGCGGCGCGTCGTAGCTTGTCCGGCGCTCCTGCGCTCCGCCCGTTCCGTCCGTCCCGCCGTTGCCCCCGCAGCCCGCGATCAGCAGCGCCGCGGCCGCGAGCGCGGCCGTCATCATTTTCCATACCCGTTTCATGTCGAATTGCTCCCTTCGATGCTCTCTTTATATGTACAGAAAGGGAGCCTCGCGACGTTCGCCGCGGGGCTCCGCACCTTGCCTCACAAACCGTCCGGCGCCGGTTCGGTCGTCGTCCCGGCGTCGCCGGACGGATTCGAGTTCGCCGGTTCGTCGACGAGCGGAACGTCCAACACGCCGCCCGCGCCGCCGGCGTTATTCCCGTCGGAAGCGCCGTCGTCGGCTTCTCCGCCCCCGCCGCCGGAGCCATTCTCGTCGACCGGCGGAACGACGTCCCCGGCTCCAGGCTCGCCGCCGCCGTCGGCGGGCTCGCCTTCGTTCGGTTCCCCTTCGCCCTCTTGGCCCGGCAGCACGTCAGGAAGCACCGGCATATCGCCCTCTTCGCTTTCTCCTTCCGCCGGAACCGCCACCTCGACCGTGTTCGACGGCTCGCTCTCCATGTCGTCCGCCGCCGCATAGACGGTCACGTAATACTGGTACGTCATGCCCGGCAACGCCGAAATATCGAGGATCGTCGTCGTCGCGGAAGAAGTCAGCAGCCGCGCCTCAGACTCGGACGCTTCTTTGCGGTAGACGCGGTACTCGGCGCCCTCGCCCCCCTCGACAGGCGACCACGATAGGAGCGCCCCTCGCTGTTCGACGTCGTACGTTCCCGACAAATCGGTCACCGCCGGCGGGGCCTGCTTCTCCTGCGGCTCTTCGACGCCCTTCGGACGGCGGAAATCCTGCACCTCGCGCCCTTCCAACGCCGCTTTCATGACGGTCGCGAACATCGCCGCCGCCGTGCCGCTGCCCGTCTTGACGAAATGGTTCGCGTTCGTGTCGTCGAACCCCATCCAGACGGCGGCCGCGTACTCCGGCGTATAGCCGACGAACCAAATGTCGCGGTTGCCCGCGGAGTCTTTCACGCCCTTGAGGCCGAGCTGCGTCGTCCCCGTCTTGCCCGCGACCGGTCGGCCGAAGTTCGCCCTCGTCCCGGTGCCGCCTTTGCTCGTGACCGATTCCAGCAGGACGGTCATGTAATACGCCGTCCGTTCGCTCATCACCCGCTCTGCGGCAGGCTTGAATTCGTACACCGGGAGATCGTCCGAATCGAGCACTTTCGTAATGACGTGCGTTTGCGCGAGCATCCCGTCGTTCGCGAACGCGCCGTACGCCCTCGCCATCTCGAGAGGCGTCGCGCCATGCGTAAGGCCGCCGAGCGCGATCGCGAGGTTGCGGTCGGCCGCGTCCATGTCGATGCCGAGCTTTCTCGCGAACTGAAGCCCTTTGTCGACGCCGATTTCGTTCAGCAGCCAGACGGCCGGCACGTTGATCGACCGTTTGACCGCCTCCATCATCGTCACTTCCCCGGCGTACTTGCCGCTCAGATTGCTAGGGCTGTAATCGCCGAACGACAATTTCTCATCCCTGAGGCGAGAATACGGCTGCCAGTTTCCGGTTTCGAGCGCCGGAGCGTACACGGCGATCGATTTGAACGCGGAGCCCGGCTGCCGCTTGACGATGGCGCGGTTCCAACCCTTCTGCACGTAATTGCGTCCGCCGTTCATCGCGGCGACGCCGCCGGTCTTCGGATCGACGATGACCATGGCGCCCTGCGCGATTTGTTCCGGGCCGTCTTCCGGGAACAGCTCCGGATCGGCGAACGCCCGGTCCATCGCCCGCTGCGCCTGCGGATCGACCGTCGTATGAATTTTGTAACCGCCGATATAAATTTCTTCTTCGGTCATGCCGGTCACCCGCGCGGCTTCCGCGAGGATATAATCTTTCATCGCCGACGCGGTTTTATCTCTGCCTGCCGCCGGTTTGCCGAGCTGAGCGTTCAACGCTTCGCGCCGCTCCGCTTCGGTGATGTACCCTTGGTCCCGCATGAGCGCCAGCACGATCGACGCCCGATCCACCGCTTTTTCCGGATTGTTCGTGGGCGAATACGTTTCCGGCGCCTTCGGC
The Paenibacillus sp. DNA segment above includes these coding regions:
- a CDS encoding PBP1A family penicillin-binding protein; translation: MKLRKWFIGVFGTLTLGLLLFVVGYIVIYLNGYKILMSNLEKLDLAEATVVYDKNGDEWTKLFMQNRELVTLEEVPDLLEDAIIATEDQRFYEHAGVDLWSLGRALVKDIIARDLVEGGSTITQQLAKNLFLSADKTFFRKATEMSIALALDNNFSKDKILEMYLNRIYYGNGAYGVKAAAKLHFNKDDLDQLNLLEIAVLAGMPKAPETYSPTNNPEKAVDRASIVLALMRDQGYITEAERREALNAQLGKPAAGRDKTASAMKDYILAEAARVTGMTEEEIYIGGYKIHTTVDPQAQRAMDRAFADPELFPEDGPEQIAQGAMVIVDPKTGGVAAMNGGRNYVQKGWNRAIVKRQPGSAFKSIAVYAPALETGNWQPYSRLRDEKLSFGDYSPSNLSGKYAGEVTMMEAVKRSINVPAVWLLNEIGVDKGLQFARKLGIDMDAADRNLAIALGGLTHGATPLEMARAYGAFANDGMLAQTHVITKVLDSDDLPVYEFKPAAERVMSERTAYYMTVLLESVTSKGGTGTRANFGRPVAGKTGTTQLGLKGVKDSAGNRDIWFVGYTPEYAAAVWMGFDDTNANHFVKTGSGTAAAMFATVMKAALEGREVQDFRRPKGVEEPQEKQAPPAVTDLSGTYDVEQRGALLSWSPVEGGEGAEYRVYRKEASESEARLLTSSATTTILDISALPGMTYQYYVTVYAAADDMESEPSNTVEVAVPAEGESEEGDMPVLPDVLPGQEGEGEPNEGEPADGGGEPGAGDVVPPVDENGSGGGGGEADDGASDGNNAGGAGGVLDVPLVDEPANSNPSGDAGTTTEPAPDGL
- a CDS encoding peptidylprolyl isomerase; translation: MKRVWKMMTAALAAAALLIAGCGGNGGTDGTGGAQERRTSYDAPPEMQIDVNKTYEAVVTTTKGQFTIELFAKDAPITVNNFVFLAKEKYFEGIVFHRIVPGYIIQTGDPTGTGRGGPGYSFEDELGGPHRYDTGIVAMANAGPNTNGSQFFICTGEASQALNQIPNYTIFGKIKSGMETVLAIDEVPVAGPNGDTPQETVRIESVTIQES